Proteins co-encoded in one Bacillus paramycoides genomic window:
- a CDS encoding DUF2085 domain-containing protein, which translates to MIRNMILQIPCHRKAERSFFKLQKYIPLCARCTGMLIGILMFPIYFYIAPSFLLAIILSFSAQVPLLIDGFTQKWKWRSSTNLLRVTTGVLSGNGMGLFVSSSVIWILS; encoded by the coding sequence TTGATTCGAAATATGATTTTACAAATTCCTTGTCATAGAAAAGCGGAAAGAAGTTTCTTTAAACTACAAAAATACATACCTTTATGTGCGCGTTGTACAGGCATGCTTATCGGTATTTTAATGTTTCCGATTTATTTTTATATAGCACCTTCATTTCTTTTGGCAATAATACTATCATTTTCTGCTCAAGTTCCGTTACTTATTGATGGATTCACTCAAAAGTGGAAATGGAGAAGTAGCACAAATTTACTAAGAGTAACTACTGGTGTATTAAGCGGTAATGGTATGGGGTTATTTGTTTCATCAAGTGTTATTTGGATATTATCTTAA